The Engystomops pustulosus chromosome 1, aEngPut4.maternal, whole genome shotgun sequence genome has a window encoding:
- the LOC140119788 gene encoding avidin-related protein 4/5-like: MEQIVALVAALSCLTICAAAKPAQCNLTGQWMNNLGSNMTISAVSRNGLFSGVYLTAVSATNKTIIESPLIGYQQLKGSPTIGFTVKWTFSDSITVFTGQCFINGKGRPVLLMSWLLRSDSDNIKDDWKKTRVGFNNFEKLPTIPIGKSP, translated from the exons ATGGAGCAGATTGTAGCGTTGGTCGCAGCTCTGTCCTGCCTGACAATTTGTGCTGCTGCAAAG cctgcaCAGTGCAACCTTACTGGTCAGTGGATGAATAATCTGGGCTCTAACATGACAATATCTGCCGTCTCAAGAAATGGACTGTTCTCAGGTGTTTACCTGACAGCTGTGTCAGCTACTAATAAAACCATTATAGAATCCCCTCTAATCGGCTATCAGCAATTAAAAGGTTCTCCTACAATTGGCTTTACTGTCAAGTGGACATTTTCag ATTCGATCACAGTGTTCACAGGTCAGTGTTTTATCAATGGAAAAGGACGCCCTGTTCTGCTTATGTCTTGGCTGCTGAGATCGGATTCTGATAATATTAAAGATGATTGGAAGAAAACCAG AGTTGGTTTTAACAATTTTGAAAAATTGCCAACTATCCCAATTGGAAAAAGTCCTTGA